ACCAATGGTTGAACTGGCGCCCGGTGCGATGTCCTGAACCATGGCCATAAATTCAAGACCGGAGTTGATCTGGTCGACACCCAAGGTGATCGGGGTAGCGATCGGGTCAAAGAACATCTTCTCGTTGGGGATGCCGGCCTCAGCCAAGGCCATCATCAGGTCTACGGCCATGGCGGCACGCTCATTGGAGTCGCGGGGCATTCCGTCCGGTCCCCAGAGCAGGGCGACCACGTTACAGCCAGCTTCAGCGGCTACCGGGATCAATTTTTCCATGCGCTCCGGTTGTGCGGAGATTGAGTTCATTAGAGCGCCGGTCTTGTTTTTGACCACCTTGAAGCCGGCAGCCATGGCGTCGGTGTTGGTGGTGTCGAGACAGAGAGGGGTGTCAACAATTGATTGTACGGTCTCAACTATCCATGGCATCAGTTCAATCCCGTCTTTGCGTGCGGGGCCGATGTTCAAGTCCAAGAAGGCTGCCCCGGCTTGGGCCTCTTCTCTTGCCATTTCCTGAACCGGACCGGCTTCACGAGCTTTCATTGCCGTGCCGCTGCGTTTTCCCATGATATTGATGCTTTCTGCGATCGGTTTGATCTGTACCATTTTTTCCTCCATGTTTGTCAGTTGCAATAAGGTAAATATGTTCATCCAGAACTGTAACACCCTGGATTCTGTAACAATAAAGTAAGCGTTCACCGGGCACCCCATCTACTTTGTCAGTGGCCTGCTCATGTGCAACTAGCACACTTCGCAGACCGCTTTCGCGCATCTGGGGCACCCGGTAAACGTTTACAGTCCGGTGAAATCCGCACGTTCAACGCTTCTGGTGAACGATTACACAATAAAAGTAACTGCTCAGGTTATCGGTTTACGGTTGTCAGTTAGCGGTTAGTAATTTCTACAAATGGCTGATATCTGTTAACCGTAAACCGTAAACCGATAACCTAAGCGGCCAAAATAGCGTTATTGTCGCGTGTTGTCAAATCAAATAGCCAGAGGCTCATGACAGCCACTGTTTTTTCAGGTAGCGGAGTCGTTCTCCAATCCCCGGCGACCACGGGGTTTGATAGCGGGTCGGATTGGCGTGCACTGTCACTGCCTCGACCACATAGCTGCTGTGCCAACCATGGTGTCGCGCCTGTTGATAGAGGTCGAGTTCGGCGCAGACTGATAAAGTCTCGTCTAAGAGCCCGATATCAGCGAGGCACTCCCGCCGGAGGAGATGAAATCCGCCGGTTGACCAGTCCACTTCAGAGGTTGTTGTGGGAGTTACGCAGTTGTTGCTACCGAAAGAGCCAAAAATGGTGGTGATGATGCCGGGAAAGTTTTTGACCGAGGGTTCGTTTTTCCCGTATGCGTTGAGGATTCTTGGTGCGGCCAAGCCGGCGTCCGGGGTGTCATCCATGAAGTCGATCAGCTGTTTGAGGCATCCGGGTAGGATCACCACGTCCGGGTCGAGCAAGGCCAGGTATCTCCCCTGTGCGTGGCGGATTGCCTGATTGAGGGCGGCAATCCTGGTGAGTCCGTTGGTATGGATCACCAGGAGTCCTGAAACCTCATCGGCAAGCCCTGTTGCGTTCTCTGGTTCGATCTCAGCCACCACGATCTCGAAGGAGACTGGGTCGGCTGTATCCTCTATTGAGCGTAACAGCCGGAGCAGGGTTTGAGAGTTTTTTCCTGCTACCGTGCAGATGGAGAGGTCCGGCTCGATTTCCATTAAGGGTCTACTGGAGTTCGGCCAGTCGTTTACTGACTGTGGGGAAAATCTCCATGTTGGTGTGGGGCAGGAACAGGGAGGCCATATAATGGTCCATAAACTGGGGGTTCTCGGAAAGTTCCATGTTGGTCATCAGGCTGCTGACCATGGTACGTTCGCGGAAGCGTTTATGGTCGGTCAGGCTGATCTGGGCTCCGAGTAGTGAGGCATTGCCGAGGTAGAAGAACTTATCCCGGTCAATATCCGGCAGCAGTCCGATAGAAATGGCCCGTTCCAGATCGATATAGGCCCCGAAATTCCCGGCGAGAACTACCCGCTCCAGGTCGGTGAAAGTCATGCCAACAGATTCCAAAAGGGTTACGTAGCCGGCGAACATGGCTCCCTTAGCTCGGATCAGGTTGTCGAGGTCGACCTCGGTGATCATCAGATCCTCGCCCATCATGGTATCCTGAGCCCACGCCAGCACGAATTCGTAGCCATCGGCGCCCTCACGGATTCGTGGGTGCTTACGGTTGCGGTCGAATTTCCCCTGCTGGTCAAT
The window above is part of the Desulfobulbaceae bacterium genome. Proteins encoded here:
- a CDS encoding dihydropteroate synthase, with product MVQIKPIAESINIMGKRSGTAMKAREAGPVQEMAREEAQAGAAFLDLNIGPARKDGIELMPWIVETVQSIVDTPLCLDTTNTDAMAAGFKVVKNKTGALMNSISAQPERMEKLIPVAAEAGCNVVALLWGPDGMPRDSNERAAMAVDLMMALAEAGIPNEKMFFDPIATPITLGVDQINSGLEFMAMVQDIAPGASSTIGLSNVSNGVSEHLRKYLDRTYLIMLMKNGLQTAIVNSYDPELMAIATGQRQNLVDLIFGMIDGNDPDPTKLSPLELEHYKTYNVLSGKSVFSESWLTL
- a CDS encoding glycosyltransferase produces the protein MEIEPDLSICTVAGKNSQTLLRLLRSIEDTADPVSFEIVVAEIEPENATGLADEVSGLLVIHTNGLTRIAALNQAIRHAQGRYLALLDPDVVILPGCLKQLIDFMDDTPDAGLAAPRILNAYGKNEPSVKNFPGIITTIFGSFGSNNCVTPTTTSEVDWSTGGFHLLRRECLADIGLLDETLSVCAELDLYQQARHHGWHSSYVVEAVTVHANPTRYQTPWSPGIGERLRYLKKQWLS